The Triticum urartu cultivar G1812 chromosome 5, Tu2.1, whole genome shotgun sequence genome contains the following window.
tatttaacgtgaatacagctgtctctaatgcataaccccaaaacgatagtggtaaatcggtaagagacatcatagatcgcaccatatctaataaagtacggttacaacgttcggatacaccattacactgtggtgttccaggtggcgtgagtagtgaaactatttcacattgttttaactgaaggccaaactcgtaactcaaatattctcctccacgatcagatcatagaaactttattttcttgttacgatgattttccacttcactctgaaattatatgaacttttcaaatatttcagacttttgtttcatcaagtagatatactcatatctgctcaaatcatttgtgaagatcagaaaataatgatacctatcgtgagcttcaatattcatcggaccacatacatcagtatgtatgatttccaacaaatctgttgctcgctccattgttccagagaacggagtcttagtcatcttgcccatgaggcatggttcgcaagcatcaactgattcataatcaagtgatttcaaaagcccatcagcatggattttcttcatgcgctttacaccaatatgacctaaacggtagtgccacaaataagttgcactatcatcattaactttgcatctttttggcttgaatattatgaatatgtgtatcactacgatcaagatccaacaaaccatttttgTTGGTGTGTATGAACATCGAAGGTtctattcatgtaaacagaacaacaattgttctctaacttaaatgaataaccatattgcaataaacatgatcaaatcatatttatgctcaacgtaaacaccaaataacacttatttaggttcaaaactaatcccgaaagtataaagagtgtgcgatgatgatcatatcaatcttggaaccaattccaacacacatcgtcacttcacccttaactagtctctgttcattctgtaACTCCTGTTTAGAGTTGCTATTTTTAGCAAccgaacaagtatcaaatactcagggctactataaacactagtaaggcacacatcaataacctgtatataaaatataccctttgttcactttgccatctttcttatccaccaaatattcagggaatttccgcttccagtgatcatttcctttgcagtagaagcactcagtttcaggctttggtccagctttgggcttcttcacgggagtgacaACTTTCTTATCATTCtacttgaagttccctttctttccctttgcccttttcttgaaactagtgttcttgtcaatcatcaacacttgatgctctttcttgatttctaccttcgttgatttcaacatcacgaagatctcgggaatcgttttcatcatcccttgcatactatagtttatcacgaagttctagtaacttggtgatggtgactagagaactctgtcaatcattatcttatctgtaagattaactcccacttgattcaagcgattgtagtacccagacaatctgagcatatgctcactgcttgagctattctcatccatattttagctatagaacttgttggagacttcatatctctcaacttgggtatttgcttgaaatatttaacttcaactcctagaacatctcatatggtccatgacgttcaaaacgtctttgaagtcccgattctaagccgttaagcatggtgcactaaactatcaagtagtcatcatattgagctagccaaatgttcataacgtctgcatctgctcctgcaataggtctgtcacctagaggtgcatcaaggacataattcttctatgcagcaatgaggttaatcctcagatcacggatccaatccgcatcattgctactaacatttttcaacatagttttctctaggaatatataaaaaattaaacaGGGAGCAATatcgcgagcaattgatctacaacatagatatgctaatactatcaggactaagttcatgataaattaaagttcaattaatcatattacttaagaactcccacttagatagacatccctctaatcctctaagtgatcacgtgatccaaatcaactaaaccatgttcgatcatcatgtgagatggagtagtttcaatggtgaacatcactatgttgatgatatctactatatgattcacgctcgacctttcggtctccgtgttccgaggccatatctgttatatgctaggctcgtcaagtttaacctgagtattccgcgtgtgcaactgttttgcacccgttgtatttgaatgtagagcctatcacacccgatcatcacgtggtgtctcagcacgaagaactttcgcaacggtgcatactcagggagaacacttatactttgataatttagtgagggatcatcttataatgctaccgtcaatcaaagcaagataagatgcataaaagataaacatcacatgcaatcaatataagtgatatgatatggccatcatcatcttgtgcttgtgatctccatctccgaagcacctccatgatcaccatcgtcaccggcacgacaccttgatctccatcgtagcatcattgtcgtttcgccaatcttatgcttctacgactatcgctaccgcttagtgataaagtaaagcattacagggcgattgcattgcatacaataaagcgacaactatatggctcctgccagttgccgataactcggttacaaaacatgatcaactcatacaataaaatttagcatcatgtcttgaccatatcacatcacaacatgccctgcaaaaacaagttagacgtcctctactttgttgttgcaagttttacgtggtttcTACGGGCTTaacaagaaccgttcttacctacgcatcaaaaccacaacgatagtttatcaagttggtgttgttttaaccttcgcaaggaccgagtgtagccacactcggttcaactaaagttggagaaactgacacccgccagccacctgtgtgcaaagcatgttggtagaaccagtctcgcgtaagtgtacgcgtaatgtcggtccgggctgcttcatccaacaataccgccaaacgaaagtgtgacatgctggtaagaagtatgacttatatcgcccacaactcacttgtgttctactcgtgcatattacatcaatgcataaaacctggctcagatgccactgttggggaacgtagtaatttcaaaaaaaatcctacgcacacgcaagatcatggtgatgcatagcaatgagaggggagagtgttgtccacgtaccctcgtagaccgtaagcggaagcgttagcacaacgcggttgatgtagtcgtacgtcttcacgatccgaccgatcaagtaccgaacgtacagcacctccgagttcagcacacgttcagcccgatgacgtccctcgaactccgatccagccgagtgttgagggagagtttcgtcagcacgatggcgtggtgacgatgttgatgttctaccgacgcagggcttcgcctaagcatcgctacagtattatcgaggtggactatggtggaggggggcaccgcacacggctaagaggcgatcaacttgatcaacttgtgtgtctagaggtgccccctgcccctgtatataaaggagcaaggggggaggcggccggcctaggagaagggcgtgccaagggggagtcctactcctaccgggagtaggactcctcctttccttgttggagtaggagagaaggaaagaggaggagagggagaaggaaaagggggctgcaccccttgtccaattcggacaagAGGGGGGgtgcaggcctccttccttttggcctctctcctctattctcGTATGgtccaataaggcccatatactccccggcgaattcccgtaactctccggtactccgaaaaatacccgaatcactcggaacctttctgaagtccgaatatagtcgtccaatatatcgatctttacgtctcgaccatttcaagactcctcgtcatgtccccgatctcatccgggactccgaactccttcggtacatcaaaacacataaactcataatataactgtcatcgaactttaagcgtgcggaccctacgggttcgagaactatgtagacatgaccgagacacgtctccggtcaataaccaatagcggaacctggatgctcatattggctcccacatattctatgaagatctttatcggtcaaactgcataacaacatacattgttcccttttccatcggtatgttacttgctcgagattcgatcatcggtatcctcatacctagttcaatctcgttaacgacaagtctctttactcgttctgtaatgcatcatcccgtaactaactctttagtcacattgcttgcaagccttatagtgatgagcattaccgagagggcccagagatacctcttcaataatcggagtgacaaatcctaatcttgatctatgccaactcaacaaacaccattggagacacctgtagagtatatttataatcacccagttacgttgtgatgtttgatagcacactaagtgttcctccgctattcggagttgcataatctcatagtcataggaacatgtataagtcatgaaggagcaagagacgatcaacttgaacaacttgtgtgtctagaggtgccccccttcccctgtatataaaggagcaagggggaggcggccggcctaggagaagggcgcgccaaggggggagtcctactcctaccgggagtaggactcctcctttccttgttggagtaggagagaaggaaagaggtggagagggagaaggaaaagggggctgcaccccttgtccaatttggaccagagggggggcataggcctccttccttttggcctctctcctctattcctgtatggcccaataaggcccatatactccccggcgaattcccgtaactctccggtactccgaaaaatacccaaatcactcggaacctttccgaagtccgaatatagtcgtccaatatatcgatctttatgtctcgaccattttgagactcctcgtcatgtccccgatctcatccgggactcctaactccttcggtacatcaaaacacataaactcataatataaccgtcattgaactttaagcgtgcggaccctatgggttcgagaactatgtagacatgaccgagacacgtctccggtcaataaccaatagcggaacctggatgctcatattggctcccacatattctacgaagatctttatcggtcaaactacataacaacatacgttgttccctttgtcatcggtatgttacttgaccgagattcgatcgtcggtatctcaatacctagttcaatatcgttaccgacaagtctctttactcgttccataatacctcatcccgcaactaactcattagttgcaatgcttgcaaggcttaagtgatgtgtattaccgagtgggcccaaagatacctctccgacaatcggagtgacaaatcctaatcttgaatacgccaacccaacaagtaccttcggagacacctgtagagcacctttataatcacccagttacgttgtgacgtttggtagcacacaaagtgttcctccggtaaacgggagttgcataatctcatagtcataggaacatgtataagtcatgaagaaagcaataacaacatactaatcgatcgagtgctaagctaacggaatgggtcaagtcaatcacatcattctcctaatgatgtgatctcgttaatcaaataacaactcatgtctatggttaggaaacataaccatctttggtcaacgagctagtcaagtagaggcatactagtgacactctgtttgtctatgtattcacacatgtattatgtttccggttaatacaattctagaatgaataataaacatttatcatgatataaggaaataaataataactttattattgcctctagggcatatttccttcacaaagcGCCCATCTTTCCTCTCTTCCACCGCCACCGCTATCACACTAGGGTTTTCCCTAATCCCCAGTCCACCAAAGCATTGAATATTATTGCATAATATTTGATGGTAGATGGAGACCAACGAACTCTACATTTCTTCTTTGAATCATATATTTAACATGTCTAGGATATTTGCAATGAGCACTTTTTATCGTAAGTACAATCTTCTCGTATATAGAAACTTAAATTTAAGTGTCTATGACAAACTTTAGTGCTCAGGCAGAAGCCAAATTAGGAAACCACAATACAACTATGTCCCATGATTTAACATTGATAAATGTTTAATCCATCTACACGGTCCAAATTTGGGTCACTTCCTTGTGAGGTCCGACACTCTATCCTACCAGGCGTTGCCGACCCTCCCCCATTAAATATCCCAACCCGGACCCTAGAAGCCCAACCCATCTTACAACAACAAAATCATCCATCTTTCCTatcttccaccaccaccatgtTTCCTCTTCCTCACCCTGCTAGGGTTTCGCCTAGCCGCTACCActgccgaggaggaggaaggggaggtggtggtgatggtgggTGGTGGGGCTGTTGGAACAGAGGAGGAAATTCACGATGCATCGAGGAACTACAGTGTTGGTCACGTACTTGCAAAGGTCGGCATTGGAGGAGACGAGGAATGGCATAGAGGAGATGGCCGGAGAAGGGGGTCCTGGTGGTGGTGGGCGACCGCGATAAAGAGGAGGCATGTGTGGCATTGAGGCGCGGGATGGTGTGGTGCCCACCATGCTAGATCGGGATCCATGACTGGCTGGAGGACGTTGGGGGAGGGATGAGGTTGCACGGGGAGACAAAGTGGTTTTGTGCAAAAGTAAAGAGCGGAGTGGCGGAAGCCTTTTTGTAAAAGTGCAACCGCTGGCCTTGCATGCgctagatatagatcggacggtggAATATGTACTCGGACCCTTGCTCCTACAGATCTCATAAAACAAATCCCGTCCAAATTTGGTTCGAATTGGTTTGGTAGTACTTGTCTTCGTTTCCTTGTGATGTATGATAGATAGGTGTCCATTCATGTGTTGCCCCGCCTCAATAAATAAATTCCCCTGGAACCTAGCCCAGCCCACCCCACAACAACCAAATCTCCCATCTTTTCCTCTCCTCTGCCGTCGTCACCATCGCTGTGTTTCTAGGGTTTGCCCAATCCCCAATTCATCCGCCCCCACCTTAGACCAGATCCAGCAGATGGCGACCGTAGAGGCATGTGAGAAGAAGATGATAATGCTCAAGTCGGCCGATGGCGAGGAGTTCGAGGTGGAGGAGGCAGTCACCATGGAGTCGCAGACCATCCGCCACATGATCGAGGATGACTACGCCGACAAAGGCATCCCGATACCCAACATCAACTCCAAGGTCCTCTCCAAGGTCATCGAGTACTGCAATAAACATGTCCTGGCCAAGACAGTCGACGTCTCTAGTGGAGCCACATGTGCTACTGCGTCTGACACCATGGCTCCTGCCACCCTAGCCGAGGACCTCAAGATCTGGGACGCAGAATTCATCAACGTCGACCCTGACACCCTCTTCGAACTCATCAAGGTATGATATCCTTCAATTCGACCATTTCGTTTTTCTAGATCTACTTTTTCTTGATGTTCCCCTTTTAGCACTCGAATCTAGATTGGGCTTGCCCGTCTTGCTACTGTTTATATTAGATTGGATGGACTCCTCGTACAAGCATCAAGGTAGATTTGGTTCGATTCGATTGGACTAGATTAGGTTTAGATTATACATGACTATGATTTATTAGTGATGTACACATTGGTCGGCCATACAAAATCCTAGTAAATAGGTTAGGGTATCATCTTGTGATCTGATATGTTTCATTGATATGTGTATGTCATTGTTATGTGTAACCTATGAAGCTTTATTATGATCAGTGTGAACTTACCAAATGCACTATCATTGTGCCAGCAAATTTTATGTGATTAACATGCGGAAACATCAGACGATAGGTCACTTCATGTGTTGTTTTATGTTTTATGATTATGCTACATATATTAATGCTTCTCTCTCACATGATAGGTCACTTCATGTGTTGTTTTGTGTTTTATTAGCTTGTAATCTTAATGCAAGACGATCTATCTAATTATCCATGTTCTATAGCCATTAATGCTTCTCTCTGACACCCTATGGTTCTTTCTACCCCCTCTCAGGTTGCAAGTTACCTCGACATCAAGGGGTTGTTCGACCTGACTTGCCAGACTGCTGCAGACATGATTAGTGGCAAACCTCCAGAGGAGATCCGTAATTTCTTCAACATCGAGAACGACTACTTGCCAGAGGACGAGGAGAAGATCCGCAGGGAGAACCCGTGGGCATTTTAGTAGAGGAGCATCTATGTGGTGTTGAATGAACGCTTAGTATTTGTCATGTCAACCTTTTAGCTGCACTCTTTATGTTTTAATTGGTTGTAATTACACTGGAGTCTATGAAGTGgtgtcggtgaacatcttcagtGTTTATGCTTGCGTGAGCAAAAAAAGTATTGTGGTCAGTGGCCAACACTTGTCAAACATCTTAGTATTTTCATAAGATTAATTCTGACATTCACCTAAAGCACTCATGTCAAGTAACATTTTCTCCCGAGCCAATCCGAATCATTATTTTGTTGTTTAACAGGACAATGTGCTTTATGTTTTATCTTCAAGGTAGATTACATGATGATGCATAAACCATTTGAAATGGTAACATACCCATAGAATTCTTATAAGAAGTTATTGATGGTACAAGGTACTGTGGGTGGCTCACCTCCTGGGAAGCCAGACGATAAACCGACTTCAATGCCAACCAGGCCCAAGGGACATGATATGATCCTAGGCTGAGGAAGCTGATCTTCCAAAACAATCTCCACCAACTTTTTGATCAAGAAAGGATCACCAATCTGGTCACCCTCTTAGCGGTGACCCTATGTGACACCCCAAAAAATTAACCATGCTTTTGTTAAGTAAAACATGGACAGAAATAAAATTTTGAATTATATTAGGACTTTTATTATTTCTAGTTTCTTTTCTAATATTCTTCCCTCCATatagaaaattttgaaaaatattgtGTGTTTGAGAGTGTTCTTAAATCATTTCATTTAACTTTTAAAATTCAGTAAGAAATATTTCCATAATAAAAGTTTGCCCAAAGATTATCTTTTATGGTATTTTTTAAACTTTAGAATGTTTTTGTTGCACTAAAACTAATTCAAATAATTTCTTTTTGGTGTTTAAAGTTTTCTTGTGATTTATATATGATGGTTTTCTTTTCACAAATATCCTGAAAAGTTTCATATTTTAAATTATTATGGAAGTAATTTTTTCTTCAATTGTCtaatttgttttattttttttaaaaaaagttgGGGCCCTTTTAGACCCAAATTTATTTCAAAATGTGTTCTCAAGCACCTCCCCTGCCCTATGGCAGAATCCATACCTCATTCTACCCACACAAAAATTTCTTTTGTTATTCAAATTATTTCTAAACCCAATTTTCCAACAATTATTGATTCTTGTGGATTGCAAAGGAACTATGATCTCCTTAGCACTTCTGGCCTCACAAATCCTACTACAACAAAACATCAATACCCTCATTCAATTTCTTAAAAACATTCAGGTCCATAGTTCAAATAATTCAAATTCCATTTGAATGAAATTTGGACCAGATTCATATTCCTTGCTTAAAACCCaatctctcctactccaacaattCTGGAACTTTTACAGCATCTAAGAACTGCATCAGAGAGCCtccacaaaaagtttcaaatttttCAAAAATGCCTAGCTAGCATTGGCATTTCGTCGAACACCTTCTGTGCACCATACTGATTTTGggaaaaaaaatcagaggagCTCTTCCTCCCCTTCATTGCAAACCTTCTAGACTACGCCCTGACCCACTCGCCAGTCGATAGCACCGACCAGCGGGGCACCAGACCGGTGCAATGGCTGCCGGCCAAGCCACGGGCAGCCGCCAGCTAGCCACTGCCACCGACGCGCCATTACACCCCGCACTGCCCAGGCCTACCCCTTCCTCCACGCGGCACTACCTCGCGACGCCAGACCACCGTCTAGACAGCTCAGGCCCTGTTGTCAGTCGCCGGAGCTGGCGTCGTCCGCCATGGCCGTACGGGAGATTCACTGTGGGCGAGGCGGTGGAGCTTGGAATCGAGCGCGCTGGCGCTTTGAGGAGATTCCACCGATCACATCGACACCCACCGTCCACGCGCATCGGCCATAGCTACCTCCACCGGCCAAATCAACTCCGGCGTGATCCGATCGTCTCCTATCATCGCCGCTCGGGTTTTAAAACGGCAATCCAAGCCCCGTTTTGAGCACACACCACCTCCACCCATTCCCAATCGCACACCAGAGGGATCTAACGGCCTCGGGGAGGTcttcttccccaactccggccgcccgATCCGCCTTTGATCCCGAGAAGAAACCGATGCCGTTCGTCCACCTCCACCTCCCAAATTTCACCAGTAGCCTCAAAATACGTTTCTTCATCTGACCCGTGCGTCAATTTGACGTTCGGAGGTCCCTCCGATGAGATCCCACATCACCAGaagccgccgtccgccggagtCGACGTCGCCGTCGTTACGCTGCTCGTCGGCGACCAAATACACCACCCACCGATGCGGACAAGCACCCTGTGCACACCTGCACCACCGCCATCCCCTGGATCGTCGTCGATCGCTGCCGGTGACCACCCCCTCCTCCTCTCTGTTCTCGCCCGCGATTTTCAAACCTGACGGGGGGACCCATCTGCCAGGATTCTATTCTTTTCCGTCTAAATCGCTGGCGCGTTCGGCTTAGTACGTTTACCCTGCAGGGAGACGTATTTATGTCCGGACCGTTTTCTTTTTAAGTTTTAAATTAAAAATAGATTTGACTACAACTTTGACCGCCTTTAGTTTTTAAAGCACAACTCCAAACaacttgattctttttctgttattCCTAAAATTTTATCTAATTTATCTTAGTATTTATTTCAAAAATTTACAAACAGCTTTTTGTACTATTATGGTTTTATGTGAGATTTGCATTATTTTGAAAATAGGAAAGTGGAGGGAAGATGATGTTTTCAAAACCTTGTGAAGTACACCCAACCTTTCTGCATGCTCAAGGCAAGCACCTTTAACACTTGATATGGTGAAAGTTTGGTTGTTTGCTTGCTAGAATAATTTTGATCATGTGTATGGTAATTCAAATAAAAATTTGCATAATGATATTTAGGCATGTGAGGATTCTTTGATAGAATTGTTTCACTTAGACATGACATGAACTCATGTGGATGTGGTTATTGCCTCGTGACACCCATGGCTATATTTGTTCTGACTAACATGCAGGAAAGAatctttcactagtgaaagtgaCCGTGAGACATGGATCTCGTTGTGACGAGTATGAATAGTGAGTGCATGTTGGGACATGCCATGGGGTGGCCCTGTTGGGTACCACCAAGGAAATATATTGTGCTAATCATTGCAAGAAAATATAAATCTCCTGAGTTGAcgatagatcgagtcttgttccggtaacccccatacttgaTTCATGCTCCCACTTGTCCCTTCCATAGGTAGGGTACGATTTAGTAAGTTGTTAACCCATTTCCTGTGCACACCATACAGAGGGCCATGATGCGGGTTTCCCGGTTCCAGGAATAATGCCAGTCATcgggtcagggggcatgggtgtttccggcgGAGGCCGAGAGGAGGGCACCCCTTAGTTAGCGCGCGGTATAAATTGTGATCCCATGCAAGGTTGTGACCTCTCCGTCTTAGAGTTTTCTTGAGAGATGCTTTCGGTGATTCTCGACATCAGGAAATTTAAGTTGGTGTGTGCTAGTTAGGTGTGTTGTCAACCGAAAGGCTGTAACTGGAATTAGTCAATGTCTCGGTGTTGACTAAAGAAATTGTGGGTAAAGGgtacaacctctgcagagtataAAACCTATTCAAATAGCTGTGTCCGCGGTTAAGGACTATAGTCTGGGAT
Protein-coding sequences here:
- the LOC125555765 gene encoding SKP1-like protein 1, whose amino-acid sequence is MATVEACEKKMIMLKSADGEEFEVEEAVTMESQTIRHMIEDDYADKGIPIPNINSKVLSKVIEYCNKHVLAKTVDVSSGATCATASDTMAPATLAEDLKIWDAEFINVDPDTLFELIKVASYLDIKGLFDLTCQTAADMISGKPPEEIRNFFNIENDYLPEDEEKIRRENPWAF